From Klebsiella electrica, the proteins below share one genomic window:
- the ndk gene encoding nucleoside-diphosphate kinase, which produces MAIERTFSIIKPNAVAKNVIGGIFSRFEAAGFKIVGTKMLHLTVEQARGFYAEHEGRPFFDGLVEFMTSGPIVVSVLEGENAVQRHRDLLGATNPDNALAGTLRADYADSFTENGTHGSDSVESAAREIAFFFAEGEVCPRTR; this is translated from the coding sequence ATGGCTATTGAACGTACTTTTTCCATCATCAAACCAAACGCGGTGGCAAAAAACGTTATTGGCGGCATCTTTTCCCGCTTTGAAGCAGCAGGGTTCAAAATCGTCGGCACCAAAATGCTGCACCTGACCGTTGAACAGGCTCGCGGTTTCTACGCTGAGCACGAAGGTCGCCCGTTCTTCGACGGCCTGGTTGAGTTCATGACTTCCGGCCCGATCGTGGTCTCCGTTCTGGAAGGCGAAAACGCCGTTCAGCGTCACCGTGACCTGCTGGGCGCAACCAACCCGGACAACGCGCTGGCAGGCACTCTGCGCGCAGACTACGCCGACAGCTTCACCGAGAACGGCACCCACGGTTCCGATTCCGTTGAGTCTGCGGCTCGCGAAATCGCGTTCTTCTTTGCAGAAGGCGAGGTTTGCCCGCGCACTCGCTAA